In Thermococcus sp. 21S7, the genomic window CTGAGGTACAATCCTCTAACCGGCCAGTGGGTCATGGTCTCCGCTGTGAGGAAAAAACGCCCCTGGAGGCCGCGGAACTTCTGCCCCTTCTGCCCCGGTGGCGAGGAAACCGGTTACGGCTGGGAGGTTCTCCTGCTTCCGAACAGGTTTCCCCTGCTGTCCTTCGATGCCTCACGGCCAGAGCGAGATGGGTTCTACAGGAGGGCACGGGCGCTCGGCCAGTGCAGCGTGATAGTCGAAACGCCTGAACACGACGTCAGAGACCTCGACGGGCTTTCCCTCGATGCCGTGACCAGAGTTGTTGAATTATGGAAAAACATAACCGCAGAACTGAAGAGAAATCCCCACGTTGCCTACGTCTCAATCTTCCGAAACAAGGGTGAGGAGATAGGTGTTAGCCTGACCCATCCCCACGGCCAGCTCTACGCGACACCGTTCGTACCCCTCAAGGTTCGCCTCAAAATCGAGAACTCCAGGGAATACTCCAAGCGCACCGGTGAGTGCCTCTTCTGCAGGATTCTGAGCGAGGAGCTGGAGAGTGAGAGGGCGATATACGAGAACGGAAGCTTTGCAATCTTCCTGCCCTTCTTTGCGAACTGGCCCTTTGAAGTCCACATCTACCCCAAAAGGCACGTCCAGAGGCTCACCCAGCTGACGGAGGAAGAGCTCGCGGATTTGGCCGACGCGCTCAGGACTGCGACCGGAACCCTCAACACGGTCCTGGAGAGGGACATGCCCTATACGATGATGGTCTATCAGGCACCGTTTAAGGGAACCTACGGCTTCTACCACCTCCACATCGAGTTCTATCCAATCCTGAGGGAGAACGGCAGAATCAAGTACGCCGCGGGGATAGAGATGGGAACCTGGGACTTCACCTACGATGGAATCCCAGAGGAGAATGCGGAGAAGCTGAAGGGTGCCTGCAGAAAGGTGATAAAAAGAATCGGCGCAAGGGGTAGGTGCCTCACTTAGCCTTCCGGCTTCCCCCGAGGAACTTCATGAGGCTCGTCTGCTTCGGCCGGTATTCCTCCTTTGGAACTTCGACCTCAAGGGCTTCGAGGTCCTCTATTCTGGCATTTTTTATCTCCTCCGGCAGTCTTATCTCTCCGTATTTTCCTCCGCCGCCGGGAATCACTATGAGCTTGCCCTCTCTGTAGGCCCAGATGGCCTTTGCAACCTCCTCATGAACCTCCGCCAGACCCTCAAGCGGTATATCGACGAGAACCCATATCTCGCTCCCGAACTCCTTCAAAAAGCGCTCCCAGATAACCCTTACTGCCTTCGTCTCAACTCCTTTTCCCACAACCATCGCGATTATCTCCGCCAGAGGGGCTAAGCGTAAATAGGGCGGCCTGTCCTTCGGTCTCTCTTCAGTGTCTGCCAGCTCAAGGATTCTGTCGTGAACGCCCTTCTTTATCCTGCCGCCGCACTTCGGGCACTTCCACTTGAAAGCCCTCGCCTCCTCCGGTGAATACTTTGCATAACAGCGGGAGCAGGCGGTAAGGTGGTACTTGCCCAGCCTCGGGTCAAGGCCGGCGTTGAGGACGATTCTTCTACCTCCCCTCTTGAGAATGGCCTTCCGTATCTCCTCGAAGGTGACTTCCTCAACCTCGAAGCGGTTGAACTCCCTCCCGAGGCGGTGGGGCATCGGCGAGTGGGCGTCGCTGTTGCTGAGGTATGTCAGCGGGTGGTGGGCCTTTATCCTGTCGGCCATCTCGCTGTCGGCCGAGAGGCCGAGCTCAAGAAAATGCACCTTTGCCCCCTGGTATGCCTCCCTGAGGCTGTCGTACTCCTTGTAGAGAGCCGTCCAGGGCGTGAATGCATGCGCCGGCCCTATCAATACGCCGAGCTCGTTCGCTACCTCGGCTATCTCCGACGCTGGAAGGTTAACCCTCGGCCTTCCTTCGGTCTCTATGTCCGCCGAGTACCTCCTCAGCTCCTTCCTCATCTCCCGGACGGCTGAGATGCTCGGAAAAACCAGGACGTGGTGAACGCGCCGGTTATCCTCGACCTCTGCCGTGAGGATGAAGCGAATCCCGTTCCTCTCGTAGGTTCCCTCGTCAACCTTCTCGGTGTACCTTAACAGCTCCTCCTCCCACCTCGGGTTGAGTATGTCTCCAGTTCCGACTATCCC contains:
- the galT gene encoding galactose-1-phosphate uridylyltransferase yields the protein MRELRYNPLTGQWVMVSAVRKKRPWRPRNFCPFCPGGEETGYGWEVLLLPNRFPLLSFDASRPERDGFYRRARALGQCSVIVETPEHDVRDLDGLSLDAVTRVVELWKNITAELKRNPHVAYVSIFRNKGEEIGVSLTHPHGQLYATPFVPLKVRLKIENSREYSKRTGECLFCRILSEELESERAIYENGSFAIFLPFFANWPFEVHIYPKRHVQRLTQLTEEELADLADALRTATGTLNTVLERDMPYTMMVYQAPFKGTYGFYHLHIEFYPILRENGRIKYAAGIEMGTWDFTYDGIPEENAEKLKGACRKVIKRIGARGRCLT
- a CDS encoding TIGR00375 family protein, translated to MQVDADLHIHSRYSKAVSKSMTVPNLAENARFKGLGIVGTGDILNPRWEEELLRYTEKVDEGTYERNGIRFILTAEVEDNRRVHHVLVFPSISAVREMRKELRRYSADIETEGRPRVNLPASEIAEVANELGVLIGPAHAFTPWTALYKEYDSLREAYQGAKVHFLELGLSADSEMADRIKAHHPLTYLSNSDAHSPMPHRLGREFNRFEVEEVTFEEIRKAILKRGGRRIVLNAGLDPRLGKYHLTACSRCYAKYSPEEARAFKWKCPKCGGRIKKGVHDRILELADTEERPKDRPPYLRLAPLAEIIAMVVGKGVETKAVRVIWERFLKEFGSEIWVLVDIPLEGLAEVHEEVAKAIWAYREGKLIVIPGGGGKYGEIRLPEEIKNARIEDLEALEVEVPKEEYRPKQTSLMKFLGGSRKAK